The following are encoded in a window of Haloarcula laminariae genomic DNA:
- a CDS encoding cation diffusion facilitator family transporter translates to MSRRGTLRRVGLLVLGVNLALAALKGVVWLTTGSLAVQGEAVNSAADTAYSLVIVAGLYLTTRPPDFEHPHGHERIEPFVSLFVAAGIFLAGGVVLWQAIGALAAGTVAVTQGPYAVGVLLLSAVAKYGLYRYCLAAGTETNSPALVATAKDNRNDILTAGAALVGVAGATAGYPLADPLAAIVVAVGILYTGYEVVRDNVAYLVGAAPPEDLRREILERALAHDQVRGAHDVIAHYVGPEIDVSLHIEVEGELTLYEAHNIETEVIKSVQALPEVDDVFVHVDPKELGEWKDDDEVERLADLE, encoded by the coding sequence ATGTCGCGACGGGGCACACTCCGGCGGGTCGGCCTGCTGGTCCTCGGCGTCAACCTCGCGCTGGCGGCGCTGAAAGGCGTCGTCTGGCTCACGACGGGGAGCCTGGCCGTCCAGGGCGAGGCGGTCAACAGTGCCGCCGACACCGCCTACTCGCTGGTCATCGTCGCCGGGCTCTACCTGACGACCCGGCCGCCGGACTTCGAACACCCCCACGGCCACGAGCGCATCGAGCCGTTCGTCTCGCTGTTTGTCGCCGCGGGCATCTTCTTGGCCGGCGGCGTCGTCCTCTGGCAGGCGATAGGGGCGCTGGCGGCCGGAACCGTCGCCGTCACGCAGGGCCCCTACGCCGTGGGCGTCCTCCTGCTGTCGGCGGTCGCGAAGTACGGGCTCTACCGCTACTGTCTGGCCGCCGGCACCGAGACCAACTCCCCGGCGCTGGTCGCGACGGCCAAGGACAACCGCAACGACATCCTCACCGCCGGGGCGGCGCTGGTGGGCGTCGCCGGCGCGACCGCCGGCTACCCGCTCGCGGACCCGCTGGCGGCCATCGTCGTCGCCGTCGGCATCCTCTACACCGGCTACGAGGTGGTCCGGGACAACGTCGCCTATCTGGTGGGGGCGGCCCCGCCGGAAGACCTCCGGCGGGAGATTCTCGAACGCGCGCTGGCCCACGACCAGGTCCGGGGCGCCCACGACGTCATCGCCCACTACGTCGGCCCCGAGATAGACGTGAGCCTCCACATCGAGGTCGAGGGCGAACTCACGCTGTACGAGGCCCACAACATCGAGACGGAGGTCATCAAGTCGGTGCAGGCGTTGCCGGAGGTCGACGACGTGTTCGTCCACGTCGACCCGAAGGAACTGGGCGAGTGGAAGGACGACGACGAGGTCGAGCGGCTCGCGGACCTGGAATGA
- a CDS encoding DoxX family protein: protein MTDDSDGTTFRLGRLVFGLGMALQASEDFRDMDDTVEYAESAGVPLPDLLAPLASGMMFVGGLGVAFWRLPRLATGAVASFLAVVTLTMHDFWNADPEDRDGERLAFFGNMAMFGAALAFLREAWSGD, encoded by the coding sequence ATGACGGACGACAGCGACGGTACGACGTTCAGGCTCGGACGGCTCGTCTTCGGCCTCGGGATGGCGCTGCAGGCCTCCGAGGACTTCCGGGACATGGACGACACCGTCGAGTACGCCGAGTCGGCGGGGGTGCCGCTCCCGGACCTGCTCGCGCCGCTGGCCTCTGGGATGATGTTCGTCGGGGGTCTGGGCGTCGCCTTCTGGCGGCTCCCCCGTCTCGCGACGGGTGCGGTCGCCAGCTTCCTGGCGGTGGTGACCCTGACGATGCACGACTTCTGGAACGCCGACCCGGAGGACCGGGACGGCGAACGGCTCGCCTTCTTCGGCAACATGGCGATGTTCGGCGCCGCGCTGGCGTTCCTGCGGGAAGCCTGGAGCGGCGACTGA
- a CDS encoding tRNA (N(6)-L-threonylcarbamoyladenosine(37)-C(2))-methylthiotransferase: MARYHIETYGCTSNRGETQQIEQALREGGHHPADDAESADVAILNTCTVLEKTERNMLSRAKELDSETPADLVVTGCMALAQGDEFREAGLDAEVLHWDDVPQYVLNGECPTVTPDTETVINGVVGILPIARGCMSDCSYCITKQATGRIESPSVAENVEKARALVHAGAKEIRITGQDTGVYGWDTNQGTSLLPELLDRICTEIDGEFRVRVGMANPKGLHGVREELAAVFAEHDELYNFIHAPVQSGSDDVLADMRRQHSVDEYLDVVDAFDDALDYWTLSTDFIVGFPTEDGEDHEQSMALLRETTPEKINVTRFSKRPGTDAADMKGLGGQTKKDRSKAMSELKMDVVGAAHEEMVGRTSSVLLVEDGTDESLVGYDEAYRQVVIVDAEERGLEVGDFVDVEITSHSTVYAFGEPVERAPLAD, translated from the coding sequence ATGGCCCGCTATCACATCGAGACGTACGGGTGCACCTCCAACAGAGGTGAGACCCAGCAGATAGAGCAGGCGCTCCGCGAGGGCGGCCACCACCCGGCCGACGATGCCGAGTCGGCCGACGTGGCCATCCTCAACACCTGCACGGTGCTGGAGAAGACCGAGCGCAACATGCTCAGCCGGGCCAAAGAACTGGATTCGGAGACCCCCGCCGACCTCGTCGTCACGGGGTGTATGGCGTTAGCCCAGGGCGACGAGTTCCGCGAGGCCGGCCTCGACGCCGAGGTGCTGCACTGGGACGACGTGCCCCAGTACGTCCTCAACGGGGAGTGTCCCACGGTGACACCCGACACGGAGACGGTCATCAACGGCGTCGTCGGCATCCTCCCCATCGCCCGGGGCTGTATGAGCGACTGCTCGTACTGCATCACGAAGCAGGCCACGGGCCGCATCGAGTCGCCGTCGGTCGCCGAGAACGTCGAGAAGGCCCGCGCGCTGGTCCACGCCGGCGCGAAGGAGATCCGCATCACGGGCCAGGACACCGGCGTCTACGGCTGGGACACCAACCAGGGGACGAGCCTGCTGCCCGAGCTACTGGACCGCATCTGTACCGAGATAGACGGCGAGTTCCGGGTCCGGGTCGGGATGGCGAACCCGAAGGGCCTCCACGGCGTGCGCGAGGAGCTCGCGGCGGTCTTCGCTGAACACGACGAGCTGTACAACTTCATCCACGCGCCGGTCCAGTCCGGCAGCGACGACGTGCTCGCGGACATGCGCCGCCAGCACAGCGTCGACGAGTACCTCGACGTGGTCGACGCCTTCGACGACGCGCTCGACTACTGGACCCTCTCGACGGACTTCATCGTGGGCTTCCCCACCGAGGACGGCGAAGACCACGAGCAGTCGATGGCGCTGCTCCGGGAGACGACCCCGGAGAAGATCAACGTCACGCGGTTCTCGAAGCGGCCCGGCACCGACGCCGCCGACATGAAGGGGCTGGGCGGCCAGACCAAGAAGGACCGCTCGAAGGCCATGAGCGAACTGAAGATGGACGTGGTCGGCGCGGCCCACGAGGAGATGGTCGGCCGGACCTCCTCCGTGTTGCTGGTCGAGGACGGGACCGACGAGTCGCTGGTGGGCTACGACGAGGCCTACCGGCAGGTCGTCATCGTCGACGCCGAGGAACGCGGGCTGGAAGTTGGCGATTTCGTCGACGTCGAGATCACGAGCCACAGCACCGTCTACGCCTTCGGCGAGCCGGTCGAGCGGGCGCCGCTGGCCGACTGA
- the deoC gene encoding deoxyribose-phosphate aldolase, whose translation MDDVPDRIEHTVLGPTTGPEAVRDCLDAALQYGMRACLPPWALPLATEYANVPVTAVVDFPHGQGATDAVCSAARTAWDEGADELDVVCNVGRLKAGEDEAVRDHLSEVVAAVPIPVKVIVEAPLLSESELHRVGGLVADAGAAYCKTATGFSEGGATVEDVELLSQYRPVKASGGIGSWAEAEAMFEAGAERIGASSGDTIVEEWHDQRSER comes from the coding sequence ATGGACGACGTACCCGACCGCATCGAACACACGGTGCTGGGACCGACGACGGGCCCCGAGGCGGTCCGCGACTGCCTGGACGCGGCGCTGCAGTACGGGATGCGGGCCTGTCTCCCGCCGTGGGCGCTCCCGCTGGCGACCGAGTACGCGAACGTCCCCGTGACCGCGGTCGTCGACTTCCCGCACGGCCAGGGGGCGACGGACGCCGTCTGCTCGGCGGCCCGGACCGCCTGGGACGAGGGGGCAGACGAACTCGACGTGGTCTGTAACGTCGGCCGGCTCAAGGCCGGCGAGGACGAGGCCGTCCGCGACCACCTCTCGGAGGTCGTCGCCGCCGTCCCGATTCCGGTGAAGGTCATCGTCGAAGCGCCGCTGCTTTCGGAGTCGGAACTCCACCGGGTCGGGGGGCTGGTGGCGGACGCCGGCGCCGCCTACTGCAAGACGGCCACCGGCTTCTCCGAGGGCGGTGCGACCGTCGAGGACGTCGAACTCCTCAGCCAGTACCGGCCGGTCAAAGCCAGCGGCGGCATCGGCTCCTGGGCCGAGGCCGAGGCGATGTTCGAGGCCGGGGCCGAGCGTATCGGCGCGTCGAGCGGCGACACCATCGTCGAGGAGTGGCACGACCAGCGGTCGGAACGCTGA
- a CDS encoding DUF63 family protein: MILPSGFGLPPLPYLVALVGGAFLIAALLVALEPPVDQRTVVALAPWMALGGALHALNQPPIELYDAALVPLFGTPSVYLTTFNLMGAVWLLLSFFGVRTGNSGNISRNLGLVGTGVLTVILLLSAVTALRSGLVDPVWPALSVLLSLFVAAIAVLAVALWRTPLIIRARYAAPTVVFAHVFDGISTAIGTDVLGVGERSPVPRAIMEFAAGLPTASAIGSGWLFVLVKLLVAVAVVVLMDDYLNDEPVEASLVLSLVTAVGLGPATNNVVLFLFAG, translated from the coding sequence ATGATATTGCCGTCGGGGTTCGGGTTACCGCCGCTGCCGTATCTGGTCGCGCTCGTCGGCGGGGCGTTCCTCATCGCCGCGCTGCTGGTCGCGCTGGAACCGCCCGTCGACCAGCGGACCGTCGTCGCGCTGGCCCCGTGGATGGCGCTGGGGGGCGCCCTGCACGCGCTCAACCAGCCGCCAATCGAGCTGTACGACGCGGCGCTGGTCCCCCTCTTTGGCACGCCGTCGGTGTATCTCACCACGTTCAACCTCATGGGCGCGGTGTGGCTCCTGCTCTCGTTTTTCGGCGTCCGCACCGGCAACAGCGGGAACATCTCGCGCAACCTCGGGCTGGTCGGGACGGGCGTCCTGACCGTCATCCTGCTGCTGTCCGCCGTCACCGCCCTCCGGTCCGGCCTCGTCGACCCGGTCTGGCCCGCGCTGTCGGTGCTGCTCTCGCTGTTCGTCGCCGCCATCGCCGTGCTCGCCGTTGCGCTCTGGCGGACGCCGCTCATCATCCGGGCGCGCTACGCCGCCCCGACCGTCGTCTTCGCCCACGTCTTCGACGGCATCTCGACGGCTATCGGGACCGACGTGCTCGGCGTCGGCGAGCGCTCGCCCGTCCCGCGGGCCATCATGGAGTTCGCCGCGGGGCTGCCGACGGCATCGGCCATCGGGAGCGGGTGGCTGTTCGTCCTCGTGAAGCTGCTCGTCGCGGTCGCCGTCGTCGTCCTCATGGACGACTACCTGAACGACGAACCCGTCGAGGCGAGTCTGGTCCTCTCGCTCGTGACCGCCGTCGGCCTCGGGCCGGCGACGAACAACGTCGTCCTGTTCCTCTTCGCCGGCTGA
- a CDS encoding nucleoside phosphorylase gives MAKQPHLLVESGDLHDVVLLPGDPGRVDRIAGHCEDSEVVAQNREYKLVNATYKGRDLTICSTGIGSPSAAIAVEELAAVGCETFVRVGTTGALQSGIEIGDMVVATGAAKDEGTTERYEDTAVPAVPSYDALTALVDAAEANGEDVHVGPVATDDAFYAETDEYVRDWEAAGLQCVEMEAAAIFSLARRKGLSAGAICTVDGNLVEGTQKGETDDEELPEKASNNVERAIDIALTAAASL, from the coding sequence ATGGCCAAACAGCCCCACCTGCTGGTAGAATCGGGCGACCTGCACGACGTCGTCTTGCTGCCCGGCGACCCCGGCCGCGTCGACCGCATCGCCGGCCACTGCGAGGACAGCGAGGTCGTCGCACAGAACCGCGAGTACAAGCTCGTCAACGCCACCTACAAGGGGCGGGACCTGACGATCTGTTCGACCGGCATCGGCTCGCCGTCGGCCGCTATCGCCGTCGAGGAACTGGCCGCCGTCGGCTGCGAGACGTTCGTCCGCGTCGGCACGACCGGCGCGCTCCAGTCCGGTATCGAAATCGGCGACATGGTCGTCGCCACCGGCGCCGCCAAGGACGAGGGGACCACCGAGCGCTACGAGGACACGGCCGTCCCGGCGGTCCCGTCCTACGACGCGCTGACCGCCCTGGTCGATGCGGCCGAGGCGAACGGCGAAGACGTCCACGTCGGGCCGGTCGCCACGGACGACGCCTTCTACGCCGAGACCGACGAGTACGTCCGGGACTGGGAGGCCGCGGGGCTGCAGTGCGTCGAGATGGAGGCCGCCGCCATCTTCTCGCTGGCCCGACGGAAGGGCCTCTCCGCCGGCGCTATCTGTACCGTCGACGGCAACCTCGTCGAGGGGACACAGAAGGGAGAGACCGACGACGAGGAACTCCCCGAGAAGGCGAGCAACAACGTCGAGCGGGCCATCGACATCGCGCTGACGGCCGCGGCCTCGCTGTGA